AATGAtgtaattatttacatattttacataaatagatatattttaagtaaattacGAAGATGGACAAATAAAGACAATTGTCTATAAAAggttattctattttttttttgtctttctctaattgttttaataaaataaagaaaaaaagtagaaCAATCCTAAAATTAAACAAGATTTGTTCATTTTGGAATTATGCTCGGACTCAGGATTTGTCCATCtttataaataatcaaaatagatGATCATGCTAAATACTCAATAAACACGAGTTAGTTTCTTGGTCAAGTGAAAACactcaataaaaatttattattgttaattttaattcaaaataaaataaaaataaaatctaagttTTATGCAAAACCATTTTATTTAAGTTGCGTTTGATAGAAGGGAAATATTTAGTTTTCCACAATCCAATAATAGAAGTTTGATTCCAAgtatgaaaaaaattgagacaTGAAATTCAATCTGTCTATCAGCTAGAGACGAATGAAATCTCGAACCTGCAGTTTATTAAACACAAGATTCTGTCATATTTAAAGCACCCCCTTTGGGTTCTAAGATGTAAGGATTTACTAATTCCGTTTACTTGAGACTACAATCATACATTCAAAATTTTGAGCTGAAGCAATTGGACTTGAGCACCAAATGTCCCCATGAATTTTTCCCAACCTTTTATCATTTATTGTAACACCAGCATTTTTTCTTAGTATGTACAGAAATTTTGAGAGAAAAGGAATATAATGTAAACCTAAATGCAGCTACAGCTAATGGTAGACCTTAAAAGGAAAATTGTATACGAATGTTGGAAAATGGGTCAATGGCTTTGTCCATGTGTATAGGTCACTGATGAAGGGCAAGTAGCAAAAATTTATCTCCTCTTCACCCACAAAACTCTTCAGTTTAATTTTTCTCTGAAAGAATGGATCTAACTATTATGACTAAATCAAATATATCTATCCAGACTCAAAGAATTGAGATCTTCATTTCTCATTGACAAGCTTTCCGGATCTCATCCATCAGTGCCATCAATGTCACTTTCCACTCACAGTACCATGCATCAGAGCTGAGTAACTTATGCAGTGTGCTTAACTCATCAGGACTTGCCCTTTGTAGTATTTGTTTCATCTCTTCAAAAAAGTTACGCTTAATCAAATTGATACCAAAAATTTTGGTATTGATATCACCAAAAGGGCTTCTGGAACCGTAGGTCAAGTTATCAACAACACTGCCTGAAGGAGCAACTTTGTGATTCCAGTACTCTACACACATATGACAGGGATCTTGAACTTCGATGGCCTGAGAAAGTGTCAAGAAGATGTAATAGAACATCAGAAGCAAGAACATAATTCCAGAGGAACATTCTATACGAGTCAATTTTTACCAAATTGTCTCCAAATTAATTCGGTATTATTCAACAAAATTGCCCATAGTAAGCTATGTTAATTTAGTTCAACACAATTTGGTAAAGTAATTTGAATTATGCAAAGATAATAAACTACACCTAGAAGATATTGGTGTTATCTCAAGTTGGGCTAAAATATAGGATTCGTGTGCTATATTACCTGAATAATAGATGGTAAAAGGAAGCCAAACATTCTATGACCATTAATGCTTCTCAGGAGCTTTAAGTTAGGAAGTTCTAGTTCACCTAGACTCCTACGCCTCTTGATTTCATGATGTAATCTCTTCAGAACTGATTCCCAGCAATTATCTGATGAGGTATCTGTGAAAGCCTCATTTGGACATTCTTCCATGGTAACCTGAAATACATTTGATGGAACAAGATAGAAATACACATCAATTTAAATCATTTAAGACTCGGATATAGTTAACTAACTAGTGATATATAGTAATGTGATTGAGTTTCTTaacctaaagaaaaaaaatattatcactaTTTATCAGATTCAATAATTTGAGACCATGATGCCACTAAATTTAACATCTAATCATGGAAAAATTAGCGGCCACAGGGTTTATCCCACCAATACATAAAGCAACCCATACAATATATTTCAAGACGAGGGAAACCTTTATTTAATATGGCAAAAAGTACATAGGAAAAAAAGATCTTCCTATATCAAATTATTCATGTTGAATCTACACTGGAGACTACGAAACTGTgtgtttaattaatattaaggCCAAAATGCATAGCGAAATGGGCATCTGAAAATGTAAACTATATGGATCATTGTATTATAAAGGAACAGTAACTGccgatatattttgttttcaaaccTAAAACATAGGTCAGCAATGATACCTTGAAAAGGGGTCCAAGAAATCCAGCATCAATGACTTCAGAAATATAGCTACAGATTATCGTTGGATCAAGAATGCTAAAGAAGAGAACTCTACTCTTGAAGCCTTCAAAAGCATACCAAAAAGCAGCAATTTAAGTCactttttaaaaacaaacaatcGAAGGTAAAATATGACCCAGAAAAGAACATGTACATACCCTTTGGATATATCGCACGCTTACTGCACCACAGCTTTCCATGAACAACAGATCCCAAACTTACAGGCTCGACAGAAGTACCAAACATCCGCACCAAGCAGCTTTCGTCTGTCAAATCCATTTGAGTATCTGTGGTGTCTATGGCTCCTGTTTTGGATAGATTGTTGTGAAGCTTCCTAGAATCTGTTTGCAGATCCAGCTCAAATTTTCCACCATCAAATGTACAATAATTGTGATTGCCCATTGAACTTGACGAAAAATCTGTGTTTAGAACAGAAGTCGAGTTTGATAAGTTACCCTCACCACCAAGTTCCATGCTGTCTTCTTCCTTTTTGGCTTCTGAACAGCATACTTTTTCCTCTTCTGAAACACCTTCGCTGTGATGGTTATCCGCAATATCCAGCACATGATTTTCATTTTCACCAGAGAAAACATCAAGATTCAAATCCAGATAACCATCCTGATCCATTTTATATTCCTTGTCTGTGACAAATTTTTTATCACTGTTATTGTCGTTATGACTATCTATACTGTCATATGCTGCACTAGAAGTTACAGGGTGAGACTCAGACTGCACTATATCAGAAGTAATATGACTATTAGGACTACTTGGTGTGTTTAAATTTGACCTATCCTTGGTTCCTTCACAGCCAGTTAAGCTATCTATTTCTTCACAATTCTTGGTTTTGTAGATATCTTTCTCAACATCTGATTTATCTATGCAAACCTCATTGGCATTGGCAGAAACCATTCCACAGTTTTTATTTGCCCACACCTTAATAGCATGTGACTCTCCTTCTAATGCTTCAAGCAGTTTAGTTAGCTCATTTCTAGTATATCGTAGCAGAACAAATCTTTTCTCCATTGCGCATGAGCAGAACAAATTAGCATGCTTAAGACAAGAATATCTGTCAGGAGAGCACTCACAACCTACAGCAGATAAGTGCAAGTCATAGAAGCAAGAGAAGCATTCTCTTTCCGTGTACAAATCAAAGTCACTGTTCATCTTGAGCAACTTAAGATGAGTTGGAAGACAATCTAGCCTTTCATCTTCCATCTTTATCCTTGCCTACGGTAATAGAGAAAATAAGTACAggataaaaatatttgcatGGTAGCAAAAACTGTAAAATAAACCAAACTTCATGGAGCTTCCAGAATTTGTGGAAGATGATAAGATCAAATGGAGGAGGGTGAAAGAGTTATTTACCTTAATTGCCTTGGTAAGATCTCCATCTTTCCCACAGACACTCCTCCATTTCAAATTTTTCGGAGATTCCTTTCCAAGAGCTATCTCTGTACTGGCCCGTACACCTTCCAGTGCTGATCCAAATAACAGCTTGTCATGGGACAACGATGTCTTACGGCATTGTGAACTGTAAATCTCAACAGCATTCTGTCCATGCATTAACCAATCAATAGGAGCCACATTCACTGCCTCTGCACAGTTGAAGCCACAATTAAAGCCAGAATGATATGCCCTCGGAAAGGTAATAACAAACTCCCCAGAATGCTGGACTGTGCGATACACAGGTACTCCCTCAGATTTAAGAATAGAAGGAGAAAATTGGGTAACCTGCTCAAAGATGAAAATCAAAACCATTAGAATTATAGTACTTTGCCAAACTTACAAGCTATGTTGTGTACATAGAATGCTAAAAACTGAACAAATGCAATGAAGAAAATCTGGAGATGaacaaaatgataattattagtaaaaatataaCTGACAACATTCATCCCATCATGTAAGGAGTGAAAGGCTACAAACAGAACAACACAGATCAATAAGAATTAGCATCACTGCAACAATAATAGAGCTGAAAATTAGTGGCATAAAAGAATACATCATGAAAGATGTTAGATATATtgcattttatgttaattagagAAACATAGTCCATAtgttaatatgttatttttacatattcattcatatttgggcttagcccatattctcattattataaatacattcCCTGTGTGTATTTTCTacataagggagattaatcctatacctagttttactatattcaataaaGGATATTGATTACAAGGAACTGTAAAGTCATTAAGATAGGCAATGCCTATTCTCATTCACCACTTTTTCCTACACATGCTAGCAGTTGAATTTTAGTTCCTGGAGTATAGTGACTCAGTTTCTCATATAcccaaaaattaaaacataattaccATATTTCCTCAGTTTCACTTAATATTTATACCTATAAAGGCATCTTACAGTGTGCCGATTAGCATGCATCTCATCATCACTAAACCTAACATAAGCAAACTATAACTATGGTGTGTGTTGTCAATTTTTGAATGCCTCTTGTGATAGTCATTTAGATGAGTTGGTATGCAAAGATAAATAGTTCCTCGGGTGTTGATTGGGCTAGATAACCCTAGCAGAAGACCCACTTCAAGATTATGTTATTGCTTAGGGAAACCTATCCTCGTGGAAGAGCAATAAACACAACATAATCCACACAGTAGAATTCTGTGTTATGGAAATAGCTGCATGAGAGCTTATGCGACTTAGCCAACAACTCCAATAGCTAAATTTGGTAAACATCTAGGGGACGAACCTTATCTATGACAATCTAGTTGGACTCAACATTACACCAAACTCAGTTCCCATGAAAGGATCCAATGCATAGAGAGATCTATTGTAACTTCGTTAGAGAAAAGGTGTTTGCCAGTGAAATCACAACCAATTTTGTTAATTCCAGCAATAAGCTGGATGGTCTGTTTGCTAAGTCCTTTTGAGGTTCTTGGGCTGCATATACCCGTAACAACATAGTCCACATGACATATGTTCCACCTAGAGGATGAGTGTGTTATATAGCCTATTTCACACATGGTCAAATTAGAACAGGCACATCTTATAGCTGTAAGATGTTCGTTATTATAATTAGGGATTTGAAGCATTCAAGACTGATTCCCATTGTACTTTAATAAGTTACTATATATAGTACACATGTGTGTACCTCTAAAATACTTCTTCTCCATAGAAACAGTAAAAATGACTTAACATACAATGGTCAACGAGTGAATGCAACAAAGAAAGTACAAGCAATAGATTATACCAGTTCATTTAGTAGATGTGGTTGTTCCTCAAATAAATCAGGCAAGTGTTTCCTCATTGCATTTTCCAAGGCTGGTGCATGGCTTCCAGGTACACCATACCATACTTTAGGGTCACCCCAGTGCAAATAGTTTAGTGAATAAAGGTGATGATCCTCAACATGCTGTTCCAAGAAGCAGAAATGACAACAATGTGTTAGCTTTAATGTAAACAGTTAGGAATTAAAAGGAAAGAAatgcaaaattcaagatcaaGACAGGTTAGTAGATTTATTGTTCAACATGTCAAATATATCAACATAAGTAGAATTCAAAATATTGCAAGTGTAAACATTCTTAGTATTCtattaaattagataatttaatGATGAAGAAGCATGTGGCAACCCACACCATTCTCTACtactacttttttattttgtcaccTTTAAATAAATGAGAAGTGACCCAAACCaaataaaagatgataaaaaGTTAAGCAAACTTTCATGAAAATTACTTAAACTTTTCACGACAGATCATGACATAAAACTCGCAACATTCCATCTCATGTCTTAACACTTCACCTTATTAAAACATTCAGAGTTGGAAAAAACTCTCACTACTTACCcagcaaaatgatgaaaaacACATGCCAACATACAGCCATGGCACTAGAACTCCTGATATGTCGCTTCCTTCGTAGCTTAGTACAGAACCTGGCAGTCGGGCGAAATTGTTCAGATTCCAACCAGACAGGGCATATTGAGCTGAGTCACTCGTTGTTATGGATGATGCCTTAGGAAAACCACTTCCAAGTGCTCCAGTTTCCAAGTCAGCTCCATAATACACCTACAAAACAATATCACACAGTAACAAATATATTGTTTGCACAGTTCTGTGGCAATAAAGACTAATATAGTAGTCAATGGACAATGATTAATACCTCAACCTCATCACTTGGTTGCTCAACTATTCGCCAGTATTCACCTTCAATTTCTTCCTCAGAGGGCTCCCATCTCTTCTGATGGTTACTGTCACCAACTGTTCTGTCTCTATCAGCATCTTTCAACCCAAAATAGCATTCCTTAAAATAATCAGCATATTGCTGAAAGTCTTTAAGCGTGAAGTCTGATCCTGACTGGAACCCAAATTTCTCTTCAGAATCAGAAGCATTCTTAGCATGAGAAGCTGCATTGGCAGGCTTCCTCCTACATGTGCCTGTTCTGGAGAGCCTTCTACGTTTTCGCTTCCTTCCCCTACATTTTTTCTTCATAGGTTCCCTATTTTGAAGCAAATCAATTTGCTGAATACGGGTGGGAAATTCAGCATTTTCCCATAGATCTTTCTCCTTAAGTGGACAAGGTGGAGCCCAACAAGCCGGAGGAACAATCCTACATATGCCATGGTGCTCAGCTAGGGGTCGTATCTTTGCTATGTAACTGAGAGTGTCTTCAAATTcctaattaaaaagattaataataAGAAATCAAATTACTCAAAATACAGTATTAGTATACAAGAAATATGAAGACGACTCTAATAGTAACAAGTACTTCAATAGTCGGATAAAAAACAGGCGCTTCTTCAATTATTGGCCGACATGCTCCAACTGGATCCCATCGAGCTGATATCTGCAACATAGCAACAAAAATCCAATTTAtgaatataaagaaaaacaaatctttCTCCCTCACTCTCTTAGATAATATAGTCACTAATGTTGGGCTTTCATTGCACTATTTTCCTCAATACTACAGGAAATATGTTTGAAACACTGAATGTGGTCATTGACTTAATTGATATTTCATTACACTTTCAATAAGACGGGTATCAGATTATTCAAGTTAGACTCGCCTCGTTATTATCTAGACAAGTATAGATAGCTCAAAAGAATGGCAAGGAAAAAACAAAGTATTGTTCATGGACCATCAAAGCATCATGCAGTCTCACAGTGTAGGACCATATTGCATACCTTTCTATTTCTCAGACTGTCAGAAGACTCAAGTGCATTGCTATTTTTTGGCTTGTTCCCCAAAGGGTTATCCTGAAAAATATGATTGATAAAGTTGTTAAAACTAG
This Vigna angularis cultivar LongXiaoDou No.4 chromosome 4, ASM1680809v1, whole genome shotgun sequence DNA region includes the following protein-coding sequences:
- the LOC108319482 gene encoding lysine-specific demethylase JMJ18, translated to MEQLKLATNSDAKEDNPLGNKPKNSNALESSDSLRNRKISARWDPVGACRPIIEEAPVFYPTIEEFEDTLSYIAKIRPLAEHHGICRIVPPACWAPPCPLKEKDLWENAEFPTRIQQIDLLQNREPMKKKCRGRKRKRRRLSRTGTCRRKPANAASHAKNASDSEEKFGFQSGSDFTLKDFQQYADYFKECYFGLKDADRDRTVGDSNHQKRWEPSEEEIEGEYWRIVEQPSDEVEVYYGADLETGALGSGFPKASSITTSDSAQYALSGWNLNNFARLPGSVLSYEGSDISGVLVPWLYVGMCFSSFCWHVEDHHLYSLNYLHWGDPKVWYGVPGSHAPALENAMRKHLPDLFEEQPHLLNELVTQFSPSILKSEGVPVYRTVQHSGEFVITFPRAYHSGFNCGFNCAEAVNVAPIDWLMHGQNAVEIYSSQCRKTSLSHDKLLFGSALEGVRASTEIALGKESPKNLKWRSVCGKDGDLTKAIKARIKMEDERLDCLPTHLKLLKMNSDFDLYTERECFSCFYDLHLSAVGCECSPDRYSCLKHANLFCSCAMEKRFVLLRYTRNELTKLLEALEGESHAIKVWANKNCGMVSANANEVCIDKSDVEKDIYKTKNCEEIDSLTGCEGTKDRSNLNTPSSPNSHITSDIVQSESHPVTSSAAYDSIDSHNDNNSDKKFVTDKEYKMDQDGYLDLNLDVFSGENENHVLDIADNHHSEGVSEEEKVCCSEAKKEEDSMELGGEGNLSNSTSVLNTDFSSSSMGNHNYCTFDGGKFELDLQTDSRKLHNNLSKTGAIDTTDTQMDLTDESCLVRMFGTSVEPVSLGSVVHGKLWCSKRAIYPKGFKSRVLFFSILDPTIICSYISEVIDAGFLGPLFKVTMEECPNEAFTDTSSDNCWESVLKRLHHEIKRRRSLGELELPNLKLLRSINGHRMFGFLLPSIIQAIEVQDPCHMCVEYWNHKVAPSGSVVDNLTYGSRSPFGDINTKIFGINLIKRNFFEEMKQILQRASPDELSTLHKLLSSDAWYCEWKVTLMALMDEIRKACQ